The Beijerinckiaceae bacterium RH AL1 genome has a segment encoding these proteins:
- a CDS encoding hypothetical protein (ID:RHAL1_01810;~conserved protein of unknown function;~source:Prodigal:2.6), whose translation MVDAADFVPLRTFGPKQVEEIHSLYLNEWWANRRTLDETRRVVANSTMNFGIVRRSTGELVSYARVLSDLTFKAVIFDVIVRPDHRGYRLGAKIMDDIISEPRLAAVSQFELYCLPDMEPFYARWGFSSDVGSVRLMRRVTT comes from the coding sequence ATGGTCGACGCGGCAGACTTCGTTCCCCTTCGGACGTTCGGGCCGAAGCAGGTCGAAGAAATCCATTCCTTGTACTTGAACGAGTGGTGGGCAAACCGTCGAACGCTCGACGAGACACGCCGGGTCGTCGCCAACTCGACGATGAACTTCGGAATCGTCCGGCGATCGACGGGAGAGCTGGTGAGCTACGCGCGTGTCCTGAGCGACCTGACCTTCAAGGCCGTCATCTTCGACGTCATCGTTCGGCCGGACCACCGCGGATATCGATTGGGCGCGAAGATCATGGACGACATCATCTCGGAGCCCCGGCTCGCCGCTGTGAGTCAATTCGAGCTGTACTGCCTGCCCGACATGGAGCCGTTCTACGCCCGGTGGGGTTTTTCGTCGGACGTGGGCTCGGTTCGCTTGATGCGGCGCGTGACGACGTAG
- a CDS encoding hypothetical protein (ID:RHAL1_01811;~conserved protein of unknown function;~source:Prodigal:2.6), translated as MQFKLGSRLGYSVDQETPFVFNIEAQTTDVQSVVREHLSIEPPLDIERWSMPESGNRYFRVIAPPGQLTIDYTATVDLAPTLEDPATVGELTPAELPLATFTHLYPSRYCQSDKLERFARSTFGSFDPGYNRVNGICNWIHDYVEYEGGVSDALTSAFDTVTTRAGVCRDFSHLAIALCRTLGMPARYVSAYASQLEPQDFHAVFEVYLRGPQGGSWYIFDATRMADPAGLVRIGLGRDAAEVAFCSPYGPVAFDKPEVWIEATTGALPATVQAVRTTPT; from the coding sequence ATGCAGTTCAAGCTCGGAAGCAGGCTCGGCTACTCGGTCGACCAGGAAACGCCGTTCGTCTTCAACATCGAGGCGCAGACGACCGACGTGCAGAGCGTCGTGCGCGAGCACCTCTCGATCGAGCCGCCGCTCGACATCGAGCGATGGTCGATGCCGGAAAGCGGCAATCGCTACTTCCGCGTCATCGCGCCGCCGGGCCAGCTCACGATCGACTATACCGCGACGGTGGACCTCGCCCCGACGCTCGAGGATCCCGCGACCGTCGGCGAGTTGACGCCGGCCGAGCTGCCGCTCGCGACCTTCACGCACCTCTATCCGAGCCGCTACTGCCAGTCCGACAAGCTGGAGCGGTTCGCCCGGTCGACGTTCGGCTCGTTCGATCCCGGCTACAACCGCGTCAACGGCATCTGCAACTGGATCCACGACTACGTCGAGTACGAGGGCGGCGTCTCCGATGCCCTGACCTCGGCGTTCGACACGGTGACGACGCGCGCCGGCGTCTGCCGCGACTTCTCGCATCTCGCCATCGCGCTGTGCCGCACGCTGGGCATGCCGGCGCGCTACGTCAGCGCGTATGCCTCGCAGCTCGAGCCGCAGGATTTTCACGCCGTCTTCGAGGTGTACCTCCGCGGGCCGCAGGGCGGCTCCTGGTACATCTTCGATGCGACGCGCATGGCCGATCCCGCCGGCCTTGTGCGCATCGGCCTCGGCCGCGATGCCGCCGAGGTCGCCTTCTGCAGCCCCTATGGTCCGGTCGCCTTCGACAAGCCGGAGGTGTGGATCGAGGCCACCACCGGCGCGCTACCCGCCACCGTCCAAGCCGTGCGCACGACGCCGACTTAA